One Spiribacter halobius DNA segment encodes these proteins:
- a CDS encoding DJ-1 family glyoxalase III: MVTALVPIAPGSEELEAVTVIDLLRRAGVAVTVAGLGDGPIEASRGVRLLPDRTLAEAATEDFDLVVLPGGGPGAQALAADPNLQTLLRRHAEAGAWLGAICAAPSILAGAGLLAGRSATSFPGWLDEVADVDYREDPVVVDGRIVTSRGPGTAMDFALRLIELVCGREKAEEVEARLQRPTAQQLFAAGP, from the coding sequence ATGGTCACTGCCCTCGTCCCCATCGCTCCCGGCAGCGAGGAGCTTGAAGCCGTCACCGTGATCGACCTGCTGCGCCGCGCCGGCGTCGCCGTGACCGTCGCCGGCCTCGGCGACGGCCCGATCGAGGCGAGCCGCGGCGTGCGCCTGCTCCCCGATCGCACCCTGGCCGAGGCGGCGACGGAGGATTTCGACCTGGTCGTCCTGCCCGGCGGCGGCCCCGGCGCCCAGGCCCTCGCCGCGGACCCCAACCTGCAGACCCTGCTGCGCCGCCACGCCGAGGCCGGTGCCTGGCTTGGCGCCATCTGTGCCGCGCCCAGCATTCTCGCCGGCGCCGGCCTGCTCGCCGGGCGCAGCGCCACCAGCTTCCCCGGCTGGCTGGACGAAGTGGCGGACGTCGACTACCGGGAGGACCCGGTGGTGGTGGACGGCCGCATCGTCACCTCCCGCGGCCCCGGCACCGCCATGGACTTCGCCCTGCGCCTGATCGAGCTGGTCTGCGGACGAGAAAAGGCAGAGGAAGTCGAGGCGCGGCTGCAGCGCCCTACGGCCCAGCAGCTCTTTGCCGCTGGGCCGTAG
- a CDS encoding divergent polysaccharide deacetylase family protein, with translation MARALTTLLLLATALPALAGEPRVALIIDDIGTDRAAAERTLALPVPLTLAILPHTPHARATAEAAPAAGKEVMLHQPMQAERPGPVGRGALWLDTTEGELHATLARNLEAVPNARGLNNHMGSLITRHPGHMAWLMEALAGHGDLYFVDSRTTHHTVARQIAGEHGRPFVERDVFLDHDADPAAIERQLARLVAEARREGQAVGIGHPRPNTLAVLERRLPALAREGIRFVRVSELIPEPEVEETPNEEIVQWSLPSSPSLPAARSLKPSP, from the coding sequence ATGGCGCGGGCGCTGACCACGCTCCTTCTGCTCGCCACGGCACTGCCGGCCCTGGCCGGCGAGCCCCGCGTCGCGCTCATCATCGACGACATCGGCACCGACCGTGCGGCCGCCGAACGCACCCTGGCCCTGCCGGTCCCGCTGACCCTCGCGATCCTGCCGCACACCCCGCACGCACGCGCCACCGCGGAGGCGGCGCCGGCGGCCGGCAAGGAGGTCATGCTGCATCAGCCGATGCAGGCCGAGCGGCCCGGCCCGGTGGGCCGCGGCGCCCTGTGGCTGGACACCACCGAAGGCGAGCTGCACGCCACCCTGGCGCGCAATCTCGAGGCCGTGCCCAACGCCCGCGGGCTGAACAACCACATGGGCAGCCTGATCACCCGCCACCCGGGACACATGGCGTGGCTGATGGAGGCCCTGGCCGGCCACGGCGATCTCTACTTCGTCGACAGCCGCACCACCCATCACACCGTGGCCAGGCAGATCGCCGGCGAGCACGGCCGGCCTTTTGTCGAGCGCGATGTGTTCCTGGATCATGATGCAGACCCGGCGGCCATCGAGCGCCAGCTTGCCCGGCTCGTCGCCGAGGCCCGGCGCGAAGGCCAGGCGGTGGGCATCGGCCATCCGCGGCCAAACACCCTCGCGGTGCTCGAGCGACGGCTGCCGGCCCTCGCCCGCGAGGGCATCCGCTTTGTACGGGTGAGCGAGCTCATTCCGGAACCCGAGGTCGAAGAGACCCCGAACGAGGAGATCGTGCAATGGTCACTGCCCTCGTCCCCATCGCTCCCGGCAGCGAGGAGCTTGAAGCCGTCACCGTGA
- a CDS encoding S41 family peptidase has product MRFPKTLYALTASVLLGLLLATAQGVLAQREAGAELPLEDLRTFTEVFERIKRDYVGEVEDEQLIESAIRGMLEGLDPHSSYLDRSEYQDLQEGTRGEFGGLGIEVGMEDGFVEVIAPIDGTPADRAGIRAGDLIVRIDGQSVKGMSLQEAVTAMRGEPGTEIMLTILREGEDAPLEVTLERAVIQVESVRARMLDDGFGYLRISQFQSNTGVEALEALDRLQAETEGGLDGLVLDLRNNPGGVLDAAVEVADAFLSEGRIVYTEGRIERAEMSFSATPNDALNGAPLVVLVNGGSASASEIVAGALQDHRRAVIMGERTFGKGSVQTILPLRDGNAVKLTTARYYTPDGRSIQAEGIAPDVTIANVQVSRSESPGQGMRESDLPRHLRNENGEQSREEARAAEALAAEDYALAEALNLLKGLAILGRTE; this is encoded by the coding sequence ATGCGATTCCCGAAGACCCTCTACGCGCTCACCGCCAGCGTCCTGCTCGGCCTGCTGCTGGCCACCGCACAGGGCGTACTGGCTCAGCGTGAGGCGGGCGCGGAGCTGCCGCTGGAGGATCTGCGTACCTTCACCGAGGTGTTCGAGCGCATCAAGCGCGACTACGTCGGCGAGGTGGAGGACGAGCAGCTCATCGAGAGCGCCATCCGCGGCATGCTCGAGGGCCTGGACCCGCACTCGTCTTATCTCGACCGCAGCGAGTACCAGGACCTGCAGGAGGGTACCCGCGGCGAGTTCGGGGGCCTCGGCATCGAGGTCGGCATGGAGGACGGTTTCGTCGAGGTGATCGCGCCCATCGATGGCACCCCGGCGGATCGGGCCGGTATCCGCGCCGGCGACCTGATCGTGCGCATCGACGGTCAGTCGGTGAAGGGCATGAGCCTCCAGGAGGCGGTCACGGCGATGCGCGGCGAGCCGGGCACCGAGATCATGCTCACCATCCTGCGCGAGGGCGAGGACGCCCCCCTGGAGGTCACCCTCGAGCGCGCCGTGATCCAGGTGGAAAGCGTGCGGGCGCGCATGCTCGACGACGGCTTCGGCTACCTGCGCATCAGTCAGTTCCAGTCCAACACCGGTGTGGAGGCCCTGGAGGCGCTGGACCGTCTGCAGGCGGAGACCGAGGGCGGCCTCGACGGTCTGGTGCTCGACCTGCGCAACAACCCCGGCGGCGTGCTGGATGCCGCGGTGGAGGTGGCGGACGCCTTCCTCAGCGAGGGCCGCATCGTCTACACCGAGGGCCGTATCGAGCGCGCCGAGATGAGCTTCAGCGCAACCCCCAACGATGCCCTCAACGGCGCGCCGCTGGTGGTGCTGGTCAACGGCGGCTCGGCCTCCGCCTCGGAGATCGTGGCCGGCGCGCTGCAGGATCATCGCCGGGCGGTGATCATGGGTGAGCGCACCTTTGGCAAAGGCTCGGTCCAGACCATCCTGCCCCTGCGCGACGGCAACGCCGTGAAGCTGACCACGGCCCGCTACTACACACCCGACGGCCGATCCATCCAGGCCGAGGGCATTGCCCCGGACGTGACCATCGCCAACGTGCAGGTGAGCCGCAGCGAGTCCCCGGGACAGGGCATGCGCGAGTCTGACCTGCCGCGCCATCTGCGCAACGAGAACGGCGAGCAGAGCCGGGAAGAGGCACGCGCGGCCGAGGCCCTGGCCGCCGAGGACTACGCCCTGGCGGAGGCGCTCAACCTGCTGAAGGGGCTGGCCATCCTGGGCCGGACGGAGTGA
- a CDS encoding murein hydrolase activator EnvC family protein, with amino-acid sequence MTRILHIFTGLALGLLAAGAAAQDDVGAKAERLETLRERIGELEAAIDQDRQREDSLSAGLAELERRIGEIAGDVRALEREIAARAERVEALESEIATERENVARQRERLAAELRAAYRVGREGVLRLLLNQEDPDRVDRMIAYYGYLGRARGERIEAALDAVETLRRLRERRRSEQEALEQARAERESRLQRLEAGRAEREALLAELRERIERQGGTLADLEQQAEALADLVGRLRDTLADIPETTAEARPFPAHKGDLAWPLEGRVLAGYGSQRSGGVRWTGLLIDGEQGAPVRAVAHGRVVFADWLRGLGLLLIIDHGDGYLTLYGRNQSLYREVGDWVAPGEVIAAVGDSGGRRGSALYFEVRADGDPVDPVAWLRSRS; translated from the coding sequence ATGACGCGCATCCTCCATATCTTTACCGGTCTTGCCCTTGGTCTGCTCGCCGCCGGCGCCGCGGCGCAGGACGACGTCGGTGCCAAGGCCGAACGCCTGGAGACCCTGCGCGAGCGTATCGGTGAGCTCGAGGCGGCCATCGACCAGGACCGGCAGCGCGAGGACAGCCTCAGCGCCGGCCTCGCGGAGCTCGAGCGGCGCATCGGCGAGATCGCCGGCGACGTGCGCGCGCTGGAGCGCGAGATCGCCGCCCGCGCCGAGCGCGTGGAGGCGCTGGAGTCGGAGATCGCCACCGAGCGCGAGAACGTCGCCCGACAGCGGGAGCGCCTCGCCGCCGAGCTGCGGGCCGCTTACCGGGTGGGCCGTGAGGGCGTGCTGAGGCTGCTGCTCAATCAGGAGGACCCGGACCGGGTGGACCGCATGATCGCCTACTACGGCTATCTGGGCCGGGCCCGTGGTGAGCGCATCGAGGCCGCGCTGGATGCCGTGGAGACGCTGCGCCGGCTGCGCGAGCGCCGGCGCTCGGAGCAGGAGGCCCTGGAACAGGCCCGGGCGGAGCGGGAGAGTCGCCTGCAACGGCTGGAGGCGGGCAGGGCCGAGCGCGAGGCCCTGCTCGCCGAGCTGCGCGAGCGCATCGAGCGCCAGGGCGGCACCCTCGCCGACCTGGAGCAGCAGGCGGAGGCACTGGCCGATCTGGTGGGGCGGCTGCGCGACACCCTGGCCGACATCCCGGAGACGACCGCCGAGGCGCGGCCCTTCCCGGCGCACAAGGGCGATCTGGCCTGGCCGCTGGAGGGCCGCGTGCTGGCCGGCTACGGCAGCCAGCGCTCGGGCGGCGTGCGCTGGACGGGGCTGCTCATCGACGGCGAGCAGGGCGCGCCGGTACGGGCGGTGGCCCACGGCCGGGTGGTGTTCGCCGACTGGTTGCGCGGACTCGGCCTGCTGCTCATCATTGACCACGGTGACGGGTATCTCACCCTTTACGGCCGCAACCAGTCACTCTATCGGGAGGTGGGGGACTGGGTGGCGCCCGGCGAGGTGATCGCCGCCGTCGGCGACAGCGGCGGTCGCCGGGGCAGTGCCCTGTACTTCGAGGTCCGGGCCGACGGCGACCCGGTGGATCCGGTGGCCTGGCTGCGCAGCCGCAGCTGA
- a CDS encoding rhodanese-like domain-containing protein, which yields MERVVEFAGNHPLLMLALVATLAAIAANEFMQYRRSRDAVDADTATRLYNRDEAVFVDIRGENAYHSLRLPGAVNVPLEHLDKQAGRLDRFKGRALIVYCDSGRQSLRGVQALKAKGWEAVYQLKGGINAWRENSLPTEGRG from the coding sequence ATGGAAAGAGTCGTCGAATTCGCCGGCAACCATCCCCTGCTCATGCTGGCACTGGTGGCCACGCTGGCCGCCATCGCCGCCAACGAGTTCATGCAGTACCGGCGCAGCCGCGATGCCGTGGACGCCGATACCGCCACCCGGCTCTACAATCGGGACGAGGCGGTGTTCGTCGACATCCGGGGCGAGAACGCCTACCACAGCTTGCGCTTGCCGGGGGCAGTGAACGTGCCGCTGGAGCATCTGGACAAGCAGGCCGGTCGCCTGGATCGCTTCAAGGGCCGGGCGCTCATCGTCTACTGCGACAGCGGCCGGCAGAGCCTGCGCGGGGTGCAGGCGCTCAAGGCCAAGGGCTGGGAGGCGGTCTACCAGCTCAAGGGCGGCATCAACGCCTGGCGCGAGAACAGCCTGCCCACCGAGGGCCGTGGTTGA
- the secB gene encoding protein-export chaperone SecB — MAEDNQNTGTSNGAAGAAGAEAPKQQFGIQRVYLKDASLETPATPEIFREGGKPEARVELNSRRTALPDDHHEVVLTVTVTAKVGERTAYLCEVQQAGIFAVRGFPEAAADQLLGSYCPNVLFPYAREAVSDLTGKAGFPPMLLAPVNFDALYARQKAQRQQAAGQTPEQAGGEVGQEH; from the coding sequence ATGGCGGAAGACAACCAGAACACGGGCACGAGCAACGGCGCCGCCGGCGCCGCCGGCGCCGAGGCGCCCAAGCAGCAGTTCGGGATCCAGCGGGTGTATCTCAAGGACGCCTCGCTGGAGACGCCGGCGACCCCGGAAATCTTCCGCGAGGGCGGCAAGCCCGAGGCGCGGGTGGAGCTGAACAGCCGCCGCACGGCGCTGCCCGACGACCACCATGAGGTGGTGCTCACGGTAACGGTGACCGCCAAGGTCGGCGAGCGCACGGCCTATCTCTGCGAGGTGCAGCAGGCAGGCATCTTCGCCGTGCGTGGCTTTCCGGAGGCGGCGGCGGATCAGCTCCTCGGCAGCTACTGCCCCAACGTGCTGTTCCCCTATGCCCGCGAGGCCGTCTCGGACCTCACCGGCAAGGCCGGTTTCCCGCCCATGCTGCTGGCGCCGGTGAACTTCGACGCCCTCTACGCCCGGCAGAAGGCGCAGCGCCAGCAGGCCGCCGGGCAGACCCCGGAGCAGGCCGGCGGCGAGGTCGGCCAGGAGCACTAG
- a CDS encoding NAD(P)H-dependent glycerol-3-phosphate dehydrogenase, translated as MQRFAVLGAGSWGTALALVLARNGHTVRLWGHDRERMAALARERRNTRYLPDAALPDQVAPTADLDAALVDAEAVLVVVPSVAFGEVLAAVASRLPPGVGLAWATKGLDADSGGLLHQLARRHLPTTPLAVLSGPSFAAEVARGLPTAVSLAATEADWAERLAAAFHDERFRVYTSTDVIGVELGGAVKNVLAIATGIADGLGFGANARAGLITRGLAEVRRLGRALGAEDHTLTGLAGMGDLILTCTDDQSRNRRLGLALGRGESLDGAVAAIGQVVEGVRTAGELHRLAADCGVELPIAHQVHRVVAEGLAPHEAARNLMQRAARAEFE; from the coding sequence ATGCAGCGGTTCGCGGTCCTCGGCGCCGGTTCCTGGGGCACTGCCCTGGCGCTGGTGCTCGCCCGCAACGGCCATACCGTGCGCCTCTGGGGCCACGACCGGGAGCGCATGGCGGCGCTTGCCCGGGAGCGTCGCAACACCCGCTACCTGCCGGATGCGGCCCTGCCTGACCAGGTAGCGCCCACCGCGGATCTGGACGCCGCCCTCGTCGATGCCGAGGCCGTGCTGGTGGTGGTGCCGAGCGTCGCCTTCGGCGAGGTGCTGGCGGCGGTGGCGTCGCGGCTGCCGCCGGGAGTCGGGCTCGCCTGGGCCACCAAGGGGCTCGACGCCGACTCCGGCGGGCTGCTGCATCAGCTCGCCCGCCGCCATCTGCCCACCACGCCGCTGGCCGTGCTCTCCGGACCGAGCTTCGCCGCCGAGGTGGCCCGCGGCCTGCCAACGGCGGTCAGCCTGGCCGCCACCGAGGCGGACTGGGCCGAACGCCTCGCCGCCGCCTTCCACGACGAGCGCTTCCGGGTCTATACGAGCACCGACGTCATCGGCGTCGAGCTCGGCGGCGCGGTGAAGAACGTCCTTGCCATCGCCACGGGCATCGCCGACGGCCTCGGCTTCGGCGCCAACGCCCGGGCCGGGCTGATCACCCGCGGGCTCGCCGAGGTCCGCCGCCTCGGCCGTGCCCTCGGCGCCGAGGACCACACCCTCACCGGCCTGGCCGGCATGGGCGACCTCATTCTCACCTGCACCGACGACCAGTCCCGCAACCGCCGCCTCGGCCTCGCCCTCGGTCGTGGCGAGTCCCTGGATGGCGCCGTCGCCGCCATCGGTCAGGTGGTGGAGGGTGTCCGCACCGCCGGTGAGCTCCACCGCCTCGCCGCCGACTGCGGCGTCGAGCTCCCCATCGCCCACCAGGTCCACCGCGTAGTGGCGGAGGGCCTCGCCCCGCACGAGGCCGCCCGCAATCTCATGCAGCGGGCAGCGCGCGCGGAGTTCGAGTAG
- a CDS encoding tRNA (cytidine(34)-2'-O)-methyltransferase translates to MPLDVVLWRPEIPPNTGNVIRLCANTGARLHLIAPLGFALEDARLRRAGLDYREFASIRVHADYSAFLAAIAPRRVLALTTRGPTRFDTVRYRPDDALLFGPESRGLPPEFLDTLPPAQRLHLPMVPGNRSLNLSNAVAVTVFEAWRQLGYAGGTPA, encoded by the coding sequence ATGCCGCTGGACGTCGTTCTCTGGCGGCCGGAGATCCCGCCCAACACCGGCAACGTCATCCGGCTGTGCGCCAACACCGGCGCCCGGCTGCATCTGATCGCGCCGCTGGGCTTCGCCCTCGAGGACGCCCGGCTGCGCCGCGCCGGACTTGACTACCGCGAGTTCGCGAGCATCCGGGTCCATGCGGACTATTCGGCGTTTCTCGCAGCCATCGCCCCCCGTCGGGTACTCGCCCTCACCACCCGCGGCCCCACCCGCTTCGACACGGTCCGCTATCGCCCGGACGATGCCCTGCTGTTCGGCCCGGAAAGCCGCGGCCTGCCCCCGGAGTTCCTCGATACCCTGCCTCCGGCCCAGCGCCTGCACCTGCCCATGGTCCCGGGCAACCGCAGCCTCAACCTCTCCAACGCGGTGGCGGTGACGGTGTTCGAGGCGTGGCGGCAGCTTGGCTACGCCGGCGGCACGCCGGCGTAG
- a CDS encoding sulfurtransferase, translating into MPFTTLIDPQTLHQRLHAPDWAVVDCRFDLADPEAGRRAWQAGHIPGAVFADLEQVLSGPRQRHTGRHPLPDPDALAAWLSRHGIGNDTQVVAYDSGPGMFAARLWWLLRWLGHDAVAVLNGGLEAWRAMGGDLDDAAPERPGARFIPRPGSMPVVDTAALAREPEGWLLVDARSEERYAGESEPMDPVAGHVPGALNRPFTRNLGPDQRLQPEATLETEWRTLLAHAGGRPAAVMCGSGVTACHHLLALAHTGIEGVALYAGSWSEWIRDPERPVRRGRTP; encoded by the coding sequence ATGCCGTTCACCACGCTGATCGATCCGCAGACGCTCCACCAGCGGCTGCACGCGCCGGACTGGGCCGTGGTGGACTGCCGATTCGATCTCGCCGACCCCGAGGCAGGGCGGCGGGCCTGGCAGGCGGGGCATATTCCGGGGGCCGTGTTCGCCGATCTCGAACAGGTTCTCTCCGGGCCGCGCCAGCGCCACACCGGCCGCCACCCGCTGCCTGACCCGGACGCGCTCGCGGCCTGGCTCTCGCGGCACGGCATCGGCAACGACACCCAGGTGGTCGCCTATGACAGCGGCCCGGGCATGTTCGCCGCCCGCCTCTGGTGGCTGCTGCGCTGGCTCGGCCACGACGCCGTCGCGGTGCTCAACGGCGGGCTCGAGGCCTGGCGGGCCATGGGCGGGGACCTGGACGACGCCGCCCCGGAGCGCCCGGGCGCCCGCTTCATTCCCCGCCCGGGCAGCATGCCGGTGGTGGACACTGCCGCGCTCGCCCGCGAGCCGGAGGGCTGGCTGCTGGTGGATGCCCGCAGCGAGGAGCGCTACGCCGGTGAGAGCGAGCCGATGGATCCGGTGGCAGGCCACGTTCCGGGGGCCCTCAACCGGCCCTTTACCCGCAACCTGGGCCCGGACCAGCGGCTGCAGCCGGAAGCCACCCTGGAGACCGAGTGGCGCACCCTGCTGGCGCACGCCGGCGGGCGACCGGCCGCGGTCATGTGCGGCTCGGGGGTGACGGCCTGCCATCACCTGCTCGCCCTCGCCCACACCGGTATCGAGGGCGTCGCCCTCTATGCGGGCTCCTGGAGCGAGTGGATCCGCGACCCGGAGCGGCCGGTGCGGCGGGGGCGGACACCGTGA
- a CDS encoding quinone oxidoreductase family protein gives MVQAIRVHQHGGPEQMRWESVTVPAPGPGEALVRHTVIGVNYIDVYFRTGLYQPAGLPFTPGMEAAGVVEAVGEGVTELAVGERVAYASPPPGSYAEQRVIAADRLVPLPDGIADEQAAGMMLKGMTAQYLLRRAYRVQPGDAVLIHAAAGGVGLIACQWARHLGAMVIGTVGSAEKAELARAHGCEHPIRYREEDFVERVRELTGGEGVAAVYDSVGRDTFERSLDCLRRRGTLVSFGQSSGPVPPLDVGLLAKKGSLFLTRPTLFHYTASREDLLATARELFEVVEQGAVRIEVNERFPLAEAAEAHRALEGRRTTGSTVLLP, from the coding sequence ATGGTGCAGGCCATTCGCGTTCACCAGCACGGCGGCCCCGAGCAGATGCGCTGGGAGTCGGTGACCGTGCCGGCACCCGGCCCCGGCGAGGCGCTGGTGCGGCACACCGTGATCGGCGTGAACTACATCGACGTCTACTTCCGCACCGGGCTCTATCAGCCGGCGGGGCTGCCGTTCACTCCCGGCATGGAGGCAGCCGGCGTGGTAGAGGCCGTAGGCGAGGGTGTTACCGAGCTCGCCGTGGGCGAGCGCGTCGCCTACGCCTCGCCGCCCCCCGGCAGCTACGCCGAGCAGCGCGTGATCGCCGCCGACCGGCTGGTGCCGCTCCCCGACGGCATCGCCGACGAGCAGGCCGCCGGCATGATGCTCAAGGGCATGACCGCCCAGTATCTGCTGCGCCGGGCCTACCGCGTGCAGCCCGGCGACGCCGTGCTCATCCATGCCGCCGCCGGCGGCGTCGGGCTCATCGCCTGCCAGTGGGCGCGCCATCTCGGCGCCATGGTCATCGGCACCGTCGGCAGTGCCGAGAAGGCCGAGCTCGCCCGCGCCCACGGCTGCGAGCACCCGATCCGCTACCGCGAGGAGGACTTCGTGGAGCGGGTGCGCGAGCTCACCGGCGGCGAGGGCGTCGCCGCCGTGTACGACTCCGTGGGCCGCGACACCTTCGAGCGCTCCCTGGACTGCCTGCGCCGGCGAGGGACGCTGGTGAGCTTCGGCCAGTCCTCCGGACCGGTACCGCCGCTGGACGTCGGCCTTCTGGCGAAGAAGGGCTCGCTGTTCCTCACCCGTCCCACGCTCTTCCACTACACCGCCAGCCGGGAGGACCTGCTCGCCACCGCCCGCGAGCTGTTCGAGGTGGTGGAGCAGGGGGCGGTGCGCATCGAGGTCAACGAGCGCTTCCCGCTGGCGGAGGCCGCCGAGGCGCACCGCGCCCTGGAGGGCCGCCGCACCACCGGCTCCACGGTGCTGCTGCCTTAG
- a CDS encoding NADP-dependent malic enzyme, with protein sequence MAEDFRESALEYHRLPTPGKIAVTPTKPLANQRDLALAYSPGVAAACEAIVDNPAEAATVTARGNLVGVITNGTAVLGLGAIGPLASKPVMEGKGVLFKKFAGIDVFDIEIDELDPDKLVDIIASLEPTFGAINLEDIKSPECFVVEEKLQERMGIPVFHDDQHGTAITAAAAIYNGLRLVGKKFEEVKLVTSGAGASAIACLDLLVSMGVKPENIIATDRKGVIYKGRKEYMDERKGAYAVETDARTLADAMEGADIFLGLSAPGVLKREMVRKMADRPLIMALANPTPEIWPEEALEEKPDAIIATGRSDYPNQVNNVLCFPFIFRGALDVGATTINKEMKKACVRAIADLATVESSDVVVAAYGGKPLSFGPEYLIPKPFDPRLITRIAPAVAKAAMDSGAATQPIDDFAAYRLRLSQYVFQSGLVMKPIFERASQNPRRVVYGDGEDERVLRAIQVVVDDGLAKPVVIGRRRVVQMRLERLGLRIEIDQHFELVDPEDDPRYREYWTLYHSIMERRGVTPDRARQIVRTRNTVIAALMVRRGEADAMLSGMVGTYPRQLRYVEEVLGRRPGVHNLAAMNAIISPKGTLFLCDTYVNQDPTPHQIAEMTVLAADEIRRFGIVPKVALLSHSSFGTSEAPEAVKMREAMRLIEDRDPSLEVEGEMHGDAAINEEIRRRIFPNSRLKGQANLLIMPTLDAANIAFNLLKTVTDSVSIGPIMLGVGQPAHILTPSVTVRGIVNMTALAAVEAAMSAPAEAATVSEQ encoded by the coding sequence ATGGCTGAAGATTTCCGCGAAAGCGCGCTCGAGTACCACCGCCTGCCCACGCCGGGGAAGATCGCGGTCACGCCCACCAAGCCGCTGGCGAATCAGCGCGACCTGGCGCTGGCCTACAGCCCCGGCGTCGCCGCGGCCTGCGAGGCCATCGTCGACAACCCCGCGGAGGCCGCCACCGTCACCGCCCGCGGCAACCTCGTGGGGGTAATCACCAACGGCACCGCCGTGCTCGGCCTCGGCGCCATCGGGCCGCTGGCCTCGAAGCCGGTGATGGAGGGCAAGGGCGTCCTGTTCAAGAAGTTCGCCGGGATCGACGTCTTCGACATCGAGATCGACGAGCTCGATCCGGACAAGCTGGTGGACATCATCGCCAGCCTGGAACCCACCTTCGGCGCCATCAACCTGGAGGACATCAAGTCCCCCGAGTGCTTCGTGGTGGAGGAGAAGCTCCAGGAGCGCATGGGCATCCCGGTGTTCCACGACGACCAGCACGGCACCGCCATCACCGCCGCAGCGGCCATCTACAATGGCCTGCGCCTGGTAGGGAAGAAGTTCGAGGAGGTGAAGCTCGTCACCTCCGGCGCCGGCGCCTCCGCCATTGCCTGTCTGGACCTGCTGGTGTCCATGGGCGTGAAGCCCGAGAACATCATCGCCACCGACCGCAAGGGCGTGATCTACAAGGGCCGCAAGGAATACATGGACGAGCGCAAGGGCGCCTACGCGGTGGAGACCGATGCCCGCACCCTGGCTGACGCCATGGAGGGCGCGGACATTTTCCTCGGCCTCTCCGCGCCGGGCGTCCTCAAGCGGGAGATGGTCCGCAAGATGGCGGACAGGCCGCTGATCATGGCGCTGGCCAACCCCACTCCGGAGATCTGGCCGGAGGAGGCGCTGGAGGAGAAGCCCGACGCCATCATCGCCACCGGCCGCTCGGACTACCCCAACCAGGTCAACAACGTCCTCTGCTTCCCGTTCATCTTCCGCGGCGCTCTCGACGTCGGCGCCACCACCATCAACAAGGAGATGAAGAAGGCCTGCGTGCGCGCCATTGCGGACCTGGCGACGGTGGAGTCCTCGGACGTGGTGGTCGCCGCCTATGGCGGCAAGCCGCTGAGCTTCGGCCCCGAGTACCTGATCCCGAAGCCCTTCGACCCGCGGCTGATCACGCGCATCGCGCCGGCGGTGGCCAAGGCCGCCATGGACAGCGGCGCGGCGACCCAGCCCATCGACGACTTCGCCGCCTACCGGCTGCGCCTGTCCCAGTACGTGTTCCAGTCCGGCCTGGTGATGAAGCCGATCTTCGAGCGCGCCAGCCAGAATCCCCGGCGCGTGGTCTACGGCGACGGCGAGGACGAGCGCGTGCTGCGGGCCATCCAGGTCGTGGTGGACGACGGCCTGGCGAAGCCCGTCGTCATCGGCCGCCGGCGCGTGGTGCAGATGCGGCTCGAGCGGCTCGGCCTGCGCATCGAGATCGACCAGCACTTCGAGCTGGTGGACCCCGAGGACGATCCGCGCTACCGCGAGTACTGGACCCTCTACCACTCGATCATGGAGCGCCGGGGCGTGACCCCGGACCGCGCCCGCCAGATCGTGCGCACCCGCAACACCGTGATCGCCGCCCTCATGGTCCGCCGCGGCGAGGCGGACGCCATGCTCTCCGGGATGGTGGGCACCTACCCGCGGCAGCTGCGCTACGTGGAGGAGGTGCTCGGCCGCCGCCCCGGGGTGCATAACCTCGCGGCGATGAACGCCATCATCTCCCCCAAGGGCACGCTCTTCCTCTGCGACACCTACGTCAACCAGGACCCCACCCCGCACCAGATCGCGGAGATGACCGTGCTGGCCGCCGACGAGATCCGCCGCTTCGGCATCGTGCCCAAGGTGGCGCTGCTCTCGCACTCGAGCTTCGGCACCTCCGAGGCGCCCGAGGCGGTGAAGATGCGCGAGGCCATGCGGCTGATCGAGGACCGCGACCCGAGCCTCGAGGTCGAGGGCGAGATGCACGGCGACGCCGCCATCAACGAGGAGATCCGGCGGCGCATCTTCCCCAACTCACGGCTCAAGGGGCAGGCCAACCTGCTGATCATGCCGACGCTGGATGCCGCCAACATCGCCTTCAACCTGCTGAAGACGGTGACGGACTCGGTCTCCATCGGCCCGATCATGCTCGGTGTGGGCCAGCCCGCGCACATCCTCACGCCGTCGGTGACCGTCCGCGGCATCGTCAACATGACGGCCCTGGCGGCGGTGGAGGCGGCGATGTCCGCCCCGGCCGAGGCCGCTACCGTTTCCGAGCAGTAG